The window CACACAAGCTGTTGCCACTAAACTGGCATCGATAGCACAAGAGCTGCGCGCATTTGCTTACGTCAGCGCATACGGTTGCAAAACCATTTCTCAAGCCCTCGACTACCGCAAAAACTTCAATCAGCGTGAACTGATGATTATTCATCCTGATTTTGTCTCATGGGATACATTGACCGATTCCGAATCCATCGCCTACGCCACTGCTCGCGCATTAGGTCTACGCGCGAAGATTGATCAGGATACTGGTTGGCATAAAACCCTTTCAAACGTCGGTGTTAATGGCGTTACTGGGATTTCGGCGGATATCTCTTGGGATTTACAAAACCCCGCAACCGATGCAGGTTTACTCAATGAAAATGAAGTCACCACTTTAATTCGTGAAGATGGCTTTCGCTTTTGGGGTTCTCGCACCTGTTCCGATGATCCGTTATTTGCCTTTGAAAACTACACCCGTACCGCGCAAGTGCTCGCCGATACTATGGCAGAGGCGCACATGTGGGCAGTCGATAAGCCAATGACTCCGACACTAGTCAAAGACATTATCGAAGGCATCAATGCCAAGATGCGCAATTTAGTCACTAACGGTTATTTGTTGGGTGGTCAATGCTGGTTTGATCCCGATGCTAACGACAAAGACGAATTAAAGGCCGGCAAATTAGCCATTGATTATGACTACACACCGATACCACCTGCCGAAAACATTTCATTCCGTCAGCGTATCACCGATCGCTACTTGATGGACTTTGCATCCAATATTAAGGGGTAACCATGGCTTTACCACGCAAATTAAAAAGCATGAATTTGTTTGTCGATGGCGATAATTGGCAGGGCATTGCAGAAGAGATCACACTGCCAAAAATCACACGTAAATTAGAAACCTATCGCGGTGCCGGTATGCAGGGCGCGGTGAATATTCGCATGGGCTTAGACGATGGCGCGTTAGATAGTGAAATCACACTGGGCGGTATCGAAGCGCAAATTTATAAACAATGGGGTATCTCTGAGGTCGATGGCGTGATGCTCCGTTTCGCTGGCGCTTATCAACGCGAAGATACCGGCGAAGTCAACGCATGTGAAATCGTATTGCGCGGCTTTCTGTCTGAAATTGACGCCGGTAATGCAAAACAAGGTGAAAACACTCAAGTTAAATTCAGTTTCAAATCCACTTACTACAAGTTGATCTGGGATGGTTCACCGCTAGTTGAAATCGACATTATCAACATGATCGAAATCGTTGACGGCGTAGACCGTCTTGCTGAACAACGTGCTGCAATTGGCCTGTAATGGAAAATATCATGACTGACGAAGTAAAAAAAACACAAGCTACTGTAAAACTGGACGAACCAATTAAACGTGGTGAATCTGAATTGGCTGAAATTGTCGTGCGTAAGCCTAACACTGGCGCATTGCGCGGTGTGCGCTTACAAGCGCTGATGGATATGGATGTTTTATCCATGACTGAGGTGCTCCCTCGCATCACCACGCCGCCGTTAACCAAGCCAGAAATCATGGCCATGAACCCTGCCGATTTGGTTTTGCTATCGATTGAGGTAGTTAATTTTTTGCTACCGAACTCGATGCGCACGGATTACCAGAACGATTAACCGTTGATGATTTGGTGGCAGACATTGCCACCATTTTTCATTGGACACCTTCTGCAACCGCCGAAATGAGCCTGATTGAGTTATTAGAATGGCGTTATCGCGCATACAAACGAAGCGGACATAGTGATGAGTAAAAATCTACGTTTACAAGTTGTGCTGAATGCCGTCGATAAATTGACAAGGCCATTTCGTAGCGCACAAGAGTCAAATAAAAAACTGGCGGGTGCCATCCGCCAGTCTCGTGAAGCGATAAAAAATCTCAATCGCCAAGCGGGTCAAATTGAAGGCTTTCGCAAAGCAAAAATACAACTTGTTGAAACCCAGCAAGCATATCAAGCCGCCACCCAACGTGCGGCAGCTCTAGCGCGTGAACTCAACGCCACCGAAAACCCCACACGAAAACAGGCCGAGGCACTAAGAAAAGCGCAACGCGAAGCCTCGCAATTAAAAAATAAGTTTGGGGAGCTACAACAATCTGTACAGCGACAGCGTAGCGAACTGCAAGCCAGTGGTATTTCAACAAATCAGCTTGGCCAAGCGCAACGCAAATTAAACAGCGATATTTCACGCACAACACAACAATTACAGCGCCAAGAGCAACAATTAAAACGCAGTGCCGAGCAAGAACGGCGCATGGCCAATGCACGTAGTAGCTATCAATCAACCATGGATACGCGAAATAAAATTGCGGGTAATGGTGCGGCAATGGCGGCTACCGGTGTGGGTATGGGTTATGCGGCAAAAAAAGTACTCGCACCAGGCTATGATTTCGAAGTGGGTATGTCAAAAGTACAGGCATTAACACGTCTTGATAAAGATTCCGATGATTACAAGGCATTACGTAATCAAGCGCGTGATCTGGGTGCAACCACCGCATTTACCGCCAATGAAGTGGCACAAGGTCAAGCGTTCTATGCCATGGCGGGTTTTAAACCTGAACAGATCCAAAATGCCATGAAAGGCACACTAGCCATGTCATTGGCTGGCGATATTGATTTAGCAACCACGGCAGATATTGGCTCTAACATTCTCACCGGCTTTAAACTTGATTCGGGCGAAATGAACCGTGTAAGTGACACATTGGTCGCCACTTTCACTCGCTCTAACGTCAACTTAAACATGCTGGGCGACACCATGAAATATGTCGCGCCGGTTGCATCCGGCTTGGGTGTCGATTTAGAAACCGCCGCCGTGGCTGCGGGTAAATTGGGCGATGCCGGTATTCAAGGCTCCATGGCCGGTACCAGTTTGCGATCCATTCTTGGCCGACTAGCTGAGCCACCTAAGCAAGCCGCCGATGCCCTAAAACAATTAGGTATTCAAACCCGTGACGCTAAAGGTAATTTACGCGAATTGCCTTCAATATTAGCGGAACTGGATAAGAAAACTAAAAAAATGGGTACCGCTCAACGTGCGGGATTATTTAAACATATTGCCGGTGAAGAGGCGTTTTCGGCGCTGTCGGTCTTAGTGGATAAATCCGGTTCTGGTGAACTGCAAAGCATGATTGCAGAAATCAAAGCGGCGAAAGGTGAAGCAGAAAAAGTCTCTAAAACCATGACCGATAACCTTGATGGTGACTTAAAAAACCTCACCTCTGCCTATGAAGACGTTGGCATTCAAATATTTGGCGGTGCTGATAGCCCATTAAGAAGCATTTCTCAACGTGTCACGGGGCTAATATCTCGGTTCGGTGAATGGGCAAAGCAGAACCCTGCGTTAGTCAAACAAATTACCATGATCACTTTGGGGTTAGGCGCAGTGCTAGCTGTTGGCGGTGGTATCTCGTTAATGATCGCCGCAATGATAGGACCACTTGCTATGGCTAAGTTTAGTTTATCAGTGCTTGGCATTAAAGGTGGTGGCTTCTTAACCATGCTGATTAAGCCTATCAAGCTTGTCGGTGCGGCATTTATGACACTTGGCAAAATATTATTGGCCAATCCCATTATTTTAATTATTACCGCCATCGCAGCAGCCGTTTTTCTCATTTATAAATACTGGGATCATATTGCACCATACGTAAAAAAATTGTGGGATAAAGTAGCGAAACTCTTTTCAGCTGCATGGAGTTGGATAAAAAGCTTTTTAATGAAATGGACTATCGTTGGTTTGATCGCGCCCCACTGGGATAAAATAACCGGCTATGCCAATACGGTTTGGGATGCAGTCAAACAAACCTTTTCCCAGTTTTGGGAGTGGACAAAAGCGTTTATTTTAAACTGGACAACAGCAGGTTTAATTTACCAACATTGGGACAAAATAACGCACTATGCAAATGTGGTGTGGGATGCGGTCAAGCAAACCTTTTCACAGTTTTGGGAATGGACAAAAAACTTTATTTTAAACTGGACAACCGTTGGTTTAATTTATAAGCATTGGGATAGCATTGTTGCTGTCACATTGAAAATGTGGACAACCATTAAAAAAACTATTTCAGATAAATGGGATGAAATCGTTAACAACGTCAAAAACCTTCCTGAAAACTTTAAACAAGTGGGTGGTTTGATCATAGATAGTTTAAAAAATGGCATTCTTGAAAAATGGGAAACCTTAAAAGCCCAATTTGCTGAAATCAAGAAAATGGCCACGGATTTAATGCCAGACTGGATGCTATCCGATGAAACCCTCGCAATGCGCGCATCCAATCAAGTTACCGTGATCCAAGCCGGCATGAAAAGCGCCGGTATGTTTGACAGCGGCGGCATCATACCCCGTGGCCAATTTGGTATTGTCGGCGAACGTGGCGCGGAAATTGTCGAAGGGCCTGCTCGCGTAACAAGTCGACGCAATACCGCTGCCATGGCCATGGCAGCAGCAATGACACTCGGCACCTTATCACAATCAGTTAGCGCAAAACCCATTCACCCTTACGCAGTCAATACGGGTATGAAACAAAGTGCACCGTCATCAAAACCGGTACCCGCACCAGTGATCAACATCTACCCACAACCGACCCAATCCGCACAGGATATCGGGCAAGAGGTGGCACGACAAATTGACGCTTACTATCGCCGTCAGCAGGCCGCACAGCGTAGCAACTACCGCGATAGCGAGGACTTTTAATTATGGCCATGGCAGCACTCGGTTTATTTGTGTTTGAATTAAAAACAACGCCTTTTCAAGGAATGCAACGCGAGCACCAATTTCGATTTGGCTATAACAATCGCATCGGTAAACGGCCAAGCTTCCAGTTTATGGGGGCGTCAAATGATGGACTGACGCTATCCGGTACCCTTTACCCTGAATTAACCGGCGGCAAATATTCCTTATTGATGTTGCAGGCCATGGCAGAGACCGGTAAAGCGTGGTCGTTTATTGGTGGCGACGGTACCATTTACGGCATGTACGTTATTGAAAATCTCAATGAAAACAAAAGTGATTTCTTTCATGACAGTGCGGCCAGAAAAATTGAATTCACATTAACGCTTAAACGAGTGGATGAATCACTCGCTGAGGTGTTCGGCAATATCAGCGAACAGTTGGATACGCTGACCGATTCCGCAGCAAATGGACTCGGAGGATTGCTGTCATGAGTGATTTTTTTCTGACCGGTGTTGAATCGGTGCCGCAATATGTGCTCGCTGCCGGTGATGTGAATATCAATGAACGACTGCAAGGCAGGCTAATGTCACTCACAATGACAGACAATCGCGGCTTTGAAGCTGATCAACTGGATATTGAGATTGACGATGCCGACGGCAAAATGATGTTACCTAAGCGTGGCGAGGTACTCTCTCTGCATTTGGGTTGGAAAAATGAGCCGTTAATATTTAAAGGCAAATTCACTGTTGATGAAATTGAATACAGTGGCGCGCCCGATAAAATTACCATTCGTGGCCGTAGTGCCGATTTTCGATCGTCACTCAATGTAAAACGTGAAATCTCGTATCACGACAAAAGCCTTGGTGACATTATTAAAACCATCGCAAAGCGAAATAATGTCGAGCCGGTGATTGAAAATAAGTTGGCCAACATTCAATTAGCCCACATCGACCAAACCAACGAATCTGATGGCTCATTTTTGGCACGGCTTGGCCAACAGGAAGGGGCAATCGCTGCAATTAAAAACGGTCAGCTGTTATTTATGCCGCAAGGCAGCGGTAAAACCGCCAGTGGTCGCCCTATTCCCCCGCTATTATTAACGCGATCAGTCGGTGATGGATATCGTTTTTCATTAGCTGACAGGGGCGCATATACCGGCGTTGTGGCTAGTTGGTTAAACACACGCAAGCCTCAGAAAAAAGAGGATGTGAAAGTTAAGCGTAAACGGAAAACTAAGCAAAAAGACAAGACTAAAGTTGATGAGCCACAAGGTGATTACCTCGTTGGCGAGGAAGGCAACACACTAACCCTTTCCCATACATACGCAAATAAAGGGAACGCCGAGCGAGCCGCCAAGGCAGCGTGGGAAAAAATGCAAAGAGGTGTCGCTTCATTTTCCATTCAATTGGCCAAAGGCCGTGCCGATATCTACCCCGAAATGCCAGTTAAAGTGCAAGGTTTTAAACCTGAAATAGACAATGCAGAATGGATATTAACAAAAGTCTCGCATTCATTAAGCGATAGCGGCTTTACTTCAGCGTTGGAATTAGAGGTTAAAATTTCAGATATGGAAATGACTGATTGATAATCATACAAAACCAGAATGACTACTGGATAAAATATCAGTACAATAGACTTAATATCAACATCATGACAAAAGGTAACCTAATCATGATGAAATGCCCAATTTGTAATGAACCTACCCGCATTCGTAGCTCACGCTATATCACCAACGAAACCAAAGAAAATTATAATCAGTGCCAAAATATCAATTGCAGCACTACTTTTGTCAGTCATGAGTCTGTGGCGCGATACATTATTAAAACTGAACTGTTGGATGCGGTGATCCCTCACACATGTAGTGAACAACGAGCTATTATTTAATTTTTAGAGTGTGATGGAGATCACTGTTTGTTAATAGCAAAATTCATTCAAAACTATACTGTAGTTACAACCAGTGGTGCCAATCTGCTGCCACTTTGCTGCCACTTTTGATTTTCAGTGACAAATTTCAGATGCAAAAAAGCCACCTTAGAGGTGGCTTCTTTCTTTCCCTAACCCGTTGTTATTCAACGCGGTTTTTATTTGGTGCCCAGGGCGGGACTTGAACCCGCACAGCCTAAAGGCCGAGGGATTTTAAATCCCTTGTGTCTACCGATTTCACCACCTGGGCTAAATTTTGGAGGCGCGTCCCGGAGTCGAACCGAGCTACACGGATTTGCAATCCGGTGCATAACCGCTTTGCTAACGCGCCTTCTTCTTAATCTCTTACTGAGATTGGAGCGGGAAACGAGACTCGAACTCGCGACCCCGACCTTGGCAAGGTCGTGCTCTACCAACTGAGCTATTCCCGCCTAAAGCTTTCGCTTTTCAAACTGGCTGATTTACTTATTTTTTTTCGTAAACCGTGTTGCCGTTCGATGCGTTGCATTCTACTGATTTCACATTTTGAGTCAACACAATTATTTAAAAAAATCACTTAAAACCGTTCGTTCGCTGTTTTTTCAATCATTTCGATCAAGCTTCGCTCAAATCTGCCCATGCAGCCTTCAAATATTGATACATTGACCAGAACGTTAAAATAGCGGCAACATACAATAATGCGATAGCCAGATTCTCAATAAGTAAATTTGGACGCCATAACAACCCAACTAAAGACATCATTTGAGCGGTTGTTTTAAATTTACCTATCCAAGACACAGCGACACTACTTCTTTTACCAATTTCAGCCATCCATTCTCTTAATGATGAAATAATGATTTCACGTGCAATCATTGTGGCGGCAGGTAAGGTAACATACCAAACATCAAAACTTTCAGTGACAAGAACTAATGCCGTCGCCACCATCACCTTATCAGCAACAGGGTCTAGGAAGGCACCAAACTTAGTTGTTTGCTTCCATAACCTCGCTAAATAACCATCAAACCAATCTGTTACTGCGGCAATAACAAAAATTAATGCACAAACAAATGGGCCCCAGCTTACAGGTAAATAAAAAGCTAGCACAAAAAACGGTATCAAGATGACACGAAACAGGGTCAACCACGTAGGAATATTTAATTTCATCATGCTCAGTAACTTTTTGACCAAATTGGATTTAATAAGTATGGTGCCCTAAGACACCTACTGTTTCAATGCATTATAAATCTTTTCTGCCAACGCGTATGAGATCGAGGGCACTTTTGCTATCTCTTCTATGCTCGCATTTTTCAGTGGCTGTAAGCCTCCCATATATTTTAGTAGCATTTGACGACGTTTTGGTCCAACACCTTCAATTGACTCTAACGCGCTGGTATTCTTTACCTTTGCTCTACGCTGGCGATGTCCTGTTATCGCATGATTATGTGACTCATCACGAATATGTTGAATCACATGTAATGCAGGTGAATCAGGCGGTAAAGCTACGCCCTCGCCCTCAGGCTTAAAAAATAGCGTTTCAAGGCCCGCTTTGCGATCGCTCCCTTTTGCAACGCCAATAAGTTGAGGTCTATTTTTATCCCAATCAACATCCAGTGAATCAAAGACATCTTTCGCTTGCCCTAATTGCCCTTTTCCACCATCGATAAAAATAATATCGGGTATTTTACTTTCATCCAGATGCTTACCATAGCGACGGGTTAAAACTTGATGCATGGCTGCATAGTCATCACCGGGAGTAATTCCTGTGATGTTATAGCGTCGATATTCTGATTTAACGGGACCATTCTTATCAAACACAACACACGATGCGACCGTTTGCTCTCCCATCGTATGGGAAATATCAAAACATTCCATACGTGCTATGGCATCCATACCCACAATTTTTGCTAAAGATGCCATTCTTTGATGAATGGTTGATTGCTGAGCACGCTTAGTTTGTAGTGCAGTAAGCGCATTCGTTCGAGCTAATTTTAAATAGCGCGCCCTCGCCCCTCGAGGTTGGGTTTGGATCTGCACTTTTCGACCTGCAATATGTGATAAAGAGTCCGCTAGCAATTCTTTTTCTGGTAATGAAAAATCTAAGAGGATTTCACCGGGTAATGTTCTATTTTCACTGCCTTGCAAATAAAACTGCCCTAAGAAAGTTTGTACTACTTCTTCAAGTAAAGTGTCTGCTGGAACTTTTGGATAATAGCTACGGCTTCCCAATACTTTACCTTGTCGAATAAATAACACATGAATACAGGCAAGCCCTGATTCGAATGCAACACCGATAACATCAAGGTCTTCACCATCACCAGAGACAAATTGTTGTTCCGTGACTGCGCGTACGGCCTGAATTTGATCGCGAAAACGTGCAGCATCTTCAAAACGCAGCTCCTGACTTGCCTTTTCCATCCGTTCTATCAATCCTGTTAAGACCTGTTGGTCTTTGCCTGTTAGGAATAAACGTACGTAATTGACTTGCTGATCATATTCTTCATCGCTGACTAACCCTTTAACACAAGGCCCTAAGCAGCGACCTATCTGATACTGTAAACAAGGCCTTGAACGGTTTTTGTAAACACTATCCTCGCATTGACGAATTGGAAACAATTTTTGCATCAGCGCTAATGTTTCGCGAACCGCGTAGGAATTAGGGAACGGACCAAAGTATTCCCCCTTCGCGTGTTTTGCTCCACGGTGCATAGAGAGTCGCGGATGTGTTTCTTTACTTAAAAAGATATAAGGATAAGATTTGTCATCCCGCAACAAAACATTGTAGCGTGGCTGATAAAGCTTGATATAGTTATGTTCAAGTAACAAGGCCTCGGTTTCTGTGTGTGTGATCGTCACATCAATAGAGGCAATGTTTTTTACTAGCTGCTCAGTTTTTCGGCTACTGACTGTCGTTCGGAAGTAACTGGAAAGCCGTTTTTTTAAATCTTTAGCTTTTCCAACATAAATGACTGTTCCCCCAGCATCATACATTCGATATACGCCAGGTTGATTGGTGACTGTTTTTAAGAAAGCTTTTGGTTCGAACTGTTCTGACACCCTAATAAACCCTGTTTGGCTACGATTAACCCATAGCTGATAGCAATATGAGTTAATTCTACATCACTACGGATATTAAGTTTACCAAACATTCGATATCGATAGGTATTTACCGTTTTAGGGCTCAAATTAAGAAGCTGTGCAATCTGTTTGGTCGAAATCCCCTGAGTGATGAAGAGCATGATTTCAAGTTCACGAGTGGATAATAACTCATAGATATCCGTCTGATCGTTTTGATGAATGCGTTTCAATGCGATGGCTTGTGCAATATCGGGGGAAATAATTTTACTGCGCGCATTGACTATCTGTATGGCTTCTAAAAATTCATTAATTTCAATTTTTGCACTCAACACACCTTGGATCCCAAGCTCAAGAGCCTTTAATAAAAAAGCATAGTGATTGTGTATATTATAAATGATAATTCCGACATCAGGTTGAGTCCGTCTTAAGGTTTGCAAGTTTTTTAATGATTCAAATTGGCAATTATCGCTATTAATTAAGATAATATTGGCTTTTTGTTTTCTATTCCACGAAATGGCTTGCTCGATAAAGGGAAATGACGCGACAACATGACAGCGTTTATGACGATTAAAAATAGCTTCCAGCCCGCGAATTAAAATATTATTATCGTCAATAATTATAATATTAATCATTTATTTCTCTATATGTTATTGCACGTTAATATCCATCTCCATAAATAGCAATTTTATAAGATAAAATACAGTTTTTTTATTTTATCATTAGCCGATGGATTTAATATTCCGCAGTTTAATAAAAATTAAAAATGGATTTTTAAAAACCATACTGAATACAAATAAAATAACCATGCATAAACATGGTTATTTGATAATGAGAGAAACGACTTGTCATAAACTATTTTTGGCCGACTAAGCGGCAAATGCTCTCTGAAACCAAATAGCTTTTCTCGAAAGAACTTAATGGTAAGAACTCAAAACGAGAATGGAAATTCAACGCACCCGTGAAGTAGTTAGGCGTTAAAATCCCTCTTGCTGACAGAGCTGAACCATCAGTGCCTCCACGCATAGGAATAACATTTGGCTCGACGCCTTGAATTTTTAGCGCTTCAAAAATTAAATCAATAGCAGTACGGTCACTACCTAGTGAATCACTAATGTTGCTGTACACATCTTCTATTTTGAATTCAATTTTTGCTTTTGGATGACGTACTCTTATCAACTCAACCACTTCACCGATATAACGCTTACGAGCTTCATAGCTATTACGGTCAAAATCGCGGATAGCCATTTTAATTTTTGCATTATCCGGATTGGCTACTAAGTCAGTCACATAAAAATAGCCTTCGCGCTGTTCTGTATGCTCAGGCGTATCAAAACGGTCAAAACAACCAATAAAGTCATGCGCCACACGAATTGGATTTAACAACACATTTTTTGCAGACATTGGATGTGCGGTTATTCCTTTAATCGAAACATCAATAGAAGCCGCATTAAAGGTTTCATAAACCACCTCGCCCAATGCACAGCAATCAATAGTGTAAGCGAAATCGACTTTAAAGCGTGACAAGTCCATGATTTTTGAGCCGCGCAACCCAATCTCTTCGTCAGGAACGAAAGCAACGTAGATATCGCCACATGCAAAATCAGCA of the Providencia stuartii genome contains:
- a CDS encoding phage tail sheath protein, coding for MAQDYHHGVRVVEINDGTRPIRTVSTAIVGMVCTADDADATVFPLNKPVLITDIRTAIGKAGKTGTLSHSLTAIADQTAPVTVVVRVEQGETEAETTSNIIGGTSDTGQKTGLQALLTAKNHTGVKPRIIGVPAHDTQAVATKLASIAQELRAFAYVSAYGCKTISQALDYRKNFNQRELMIIHPDFVSWDTLTDSESIAYATARALGLRAKIDQDTGWHKTLSNVGVNGVTGISADISWDLQNPATDAGLLNENEVTTLIREDGFRFWGSRTCSDDPLFAFENYTRTAQVLADTMAEAHMWAVDKPMTPTLVKDIIEGINAKMRNLVTNGYLLGGQCWFDPDANDKDELKAGKLAIDYDYTPIPPAENISFRQRITDRYLMDFASNIKG
- a CDS encoding phage major tail tube protein, with protein sequence MALPRKLKSMNLFVDGDNWQGIAEEITLPKITRKLETYRGAGMQGAVNIRMGLDDGALDSEITLGGIEAQIYKQWGISEVDGVMLRFAGAYQREDTGEVNACEIVLRGFLSEIDAGNAKQGENTQVKFSFKSTYYKLIWDGSPLVEIDIINMIEIVDGVDRLAEQRAAIGL
- a CDS encoding phage tail assembly protein, producing MTDEVKKTQATVKLDEPIKRGESELAEIVVRKPNTGALRGVRLQALMDMDVLSMTEVLPRITTPPLTKPEIMAMNPADLVLLSIEVVNFLLPNSMRTDYQND
- a CDS encoding GpE family phage tail protein yields the protein MSLIELLEWRYRAYKRSGHSDE
- a CDS encoding phage tail tape measure protein → MSKNLRLQVVLNAVDKLTRPFRSAQESNKKLAGAIRQSREAIKNLNRQAGQIEGFRKAKIQLVETQQAYQAATQRAAALARELNATENPTRKQAEALRKAQREASQLKNKFGELQQSVQRQRSELQASGISTNQLGQAQRKLNSDISRTTQQLQRQEQQLKRSAEQERRMANARSSYQSTMDTRNKIAGNGAAMAATGVGMGYAAKKVLAPGYDFEVGMSKVQALTRLDKDSDDYKALRNQARDLGATTAFTANEVAQGQAFYAMAGFKPEQIQNAMKGTLAMSLAGDIDLATTADIGSNILTGFKLDSGEMNRVSDTLVATFTRSNVNLNMLGDTMKYVAPVASGLGVDLETAAVAAGKLGDAGIQGSMAGTSLRSILGRLAEPPKQAADALKQLGIQTRDAKGNLRELPSILAELDKKTKKMGTAQRAGLFKHIAGEEAFSALSVLVDKSGSGELQSMIAEIKAAKGEAEKVSKTMTDNLDGDLKNLTSAYEDVGIQIFGGADSPLRSISQRVTGLISRFGEWAKQNPALVKQITMITLGLGAVLAVGGGISLMIAAMIGPLAMAKFSLSVLGIKGGGFLTMLIKPIKLVGAAFMTLGKILLANPIILIITAIAAAVFLIYKYWDHIAPYVKKLWDKVAKLFSAAWSWIKSFLMKWTIVGLIAPHWDKITGYANTVWDAVKQTFSQFWEWTKAFILNWTTAGLIYQHWDKITHYANVVWDAVKQTFSQFWEWTKNFILNWTTVGLIYKHWDSIVAVTLKMWTTIKKTISDKWDEIVNNVKNLPENFKQVGGLIIDSLKNGILEKWETLKAQFAEIKKMATDLMPDWMLSDETLAMRASNQVTVIQAGMKSAGMFDSGGIIPRGQFGIVGERGAEIVEGPARVTSRRNTAAMAMAAAMTLGTLSQSVSAKPIHPYAVNTGMKQSAPSSKPVPAPVINIYPQPTQSAQDIGQEVARQIDAYYRRQQAAQRSNYRDSEDF
- a CDS encoding phage tail protein, yielding MAALGLFVFELKTTPFQGMQREHQFRFGYNNRIGKRPSFQFMGASNDGLTLSGTLYPELTGGKYSLLMLQAMAETGKAWSFIGGDGTIYGMYVIENLNENKSDFFHDSAARKIEFTLTLKRVDESLAEVFGNISEQLDTLTDSAANGLGGLLS
- a CDS encoding phage late control D family protein, which produces MSDFFLTGVESVPQYVLAAGDVNINERLQGRLMSLTMTDNRGFEADQLDIEIDDADGKMMLPKRGEVLSLHLGWKNEPLIFKGKFTVDEIEYSGAPDKITIRGRSADFRSSLNVKREISYHDKSLGDIIKTIAKRNNVEPVIENKLANIQLAHIDQTNESDGSFLARLGQQEGAIAAIKNGQLLFMPQGSGKTASGRPIPPLLLTRSVGDGYRFSLADRGAYTGVVASWLNTRKPQKKEDVKVKRKRKTKQKDKTKVDEPQGDYLVGEEGNTLTLSHTYANKGNAERAAKAAWEKMQRGVASFSIQLAKGRADIYPEMPVKVQGFKPEIDNAEWILTKVSHSLSDSGFTSALELEVKISDMEMTD
- a CDS encoding ogr/Delta-like zinc finger family protein → MMKCPICNEPTRIRSSRYITNETKENYNQCQNINCSTTFVSHESVARYIIKTELLDAVIPHTCSEQRAII
- the pgsA gene encoding CDP-diacylglycerol--glycerol-3-phosphate 3-phosphatidyltransferase, with the protein product MKLNIPTWLTLFRVILIPFFVLAFYLPVSWGPFVCALIFVIAAVTDWFDGYLARLWKQTTKFGAFLDPVADKVMVATALVLVTESFDVWYVTLPAATMIAREIIISSLREWMAEIGKRSSVAVSWIGKFKTTAQMMSLVGLLWRPNLLIENLAIALLYVAAILTFWSMYQYLKAAWADLSEA
- the uvrC gene encoding excinuclease ABC subunit UvrC; protein product: MSEQFEPKAFLKTVTNQPGVYRMYDAGGTVIYVGKAKDLKKRLSSYFRTTVSSRKTEQLVKNIASIDVTITHTETEALLLEHNYIKLYQPRYNVLLRDDKSYPYIFLSKETHPRLSMHRGAKHAKGEYFGPFPNSYAVRETLALMQKLFPIRQCEDSVYKNRSRPCLQYQIGRCLGPCVKGLVSDEEYDQQVNYVRLFLTGKDQQVLTGLIERMEKASQELRFEDAARFRDQIQAVRAVTEQQFVSGDGEDLDVIGVAFESGLACIHVLFIRQGKVLGSRSYYPKVPADTLLEEVVQTFLGQFYLQGSENRTLPGEILLDFSLPEKELLADSLSHIAGRKVQIQTQPRGARARYLKLARTNALTALQTKRAQQSTIHQRMASLAKIVGMDAIARMECFDISHTMGEQTVASCVVFDKNGPVKSEYRRYNITGITPGDDYAAMHQVLTRRYGKHLDESKIPDIIFIDGGKGQLGQAKDVFDSLDVDWDKNRPQLIGVAKGSDRKAGLETLFFKPEGEGVALPPDSPALHVIQHIRDESHNHAITGHRQRRAKVKNTSALESIEGVGPKRRQMLLKYMGGLQPLKNASIEEIAKVPSISYALAEKIYNALKQ
- a CDS encoding LuxR C-terminal-related transcriptional regulator, with translation MINIIIIDDNNILIRGLEAIFNRHKRCHVVASFPFIEQAISWNRKQKANIILINSDNCQFESLKNLQTLRRTQPDVGIIIYNIHNHYAFLLKALELGIQGVLSAKIEINEFLEAIQIVNARSKIISPDIAQAIALKRIHQNDQTDIYELLSTRELEIMLFITQGISTKQIAQLLNLSPKTVNTYRYRMFGKLNIRSDVELTHIAISYGLIVAKQGLLGCQNSSNQKLS
- the pepT gene encoding peptidase T, encoding MNELGKQLEQRFFRYLAIESQSDAAATVVPSTEGQRDLAKLLAKELESYGLKDIYIDDHAILYAVRPGNNPSAPKIGFVTHLDTVDVGLSPVIKPQTLKYEGKDLCLNAQEDIWFKTAEHPEAAPYVGEEIIFSDGTSVLGADNKAAVTVVMELMDKLQYADFACGDIYVAFVPDEEIGLRGSKIMDLSRFKVDFAYTIDCCALGEVVYETFNAASIDVSIKGITAHPMSAKNVLLNPIRVAHDFIGCFDRFDTPEHTEQREGYFYVTDLVANPDNAKIKMAIRDFDRNSYEARKRYIGEVVELIRVRHPKAKIEFKIEDVYSNISDSLGSDRTAIDLIFEALKIQGVEPNVIPMRGGTDGSALSARGILTPNYFTGALNFHSRFEFLPLSSFEKSYLVSESICRLVGQK